In one Gopherus evgoodei ecotype Sinaloan lineage chromosome 1, rGopEvg1_v1.p, whole genome shotgun sequence genomic region, the following are encoded:
- the TIGAR gene encoding fructose-2,6-bisphosphatase TIGAR isoform X1: MVRFALTIVRHGETRYNKDKILQGQGVDEPLSATGFRQADAAGIFLSNVKFTHVFSSDLLRAKQTASTIIGKNKFCKDIVIQYDARLRERKYGIAEGRPLSDLKAMANAAGEQCPSFTPSGGETLDEVRTRAKNFFEFLCQLSIEEECQKEQAVPGMAGNGLETLEGKPVFPLRNHCCGLELNSDTGKDTKMLNPNILVVSHGAYMRNWFGYFVLDLKCTLPSALKKSQLSSVSPNTGVSHFIINLGNGDVIKPEISCICLNRDDHLADVNTENV; encoded by the exons gacAAGGTGTGGATGAACCCCTTTCTGCAACTGGTTTCAGACAAGCAGATGCTGCTGGTATATTTCTCAGTAATGTAAAGTTTACTCATGTCTTCTCAAGTGACCTCCTTCGAGCGAAGCAG actGCATCCACAATTATAGGAAAGAATAAGTTTTGCAAAGATATTGTAATACAGTATGATGCAAGACTTCGAGAGAGG AAATATGGGATTGCTGAAGGAAGGCCATTGAGTGATCTAAAGGCAATGGCAAACGCTGCTGGAGAGCAATGTCCTTCGTTTACACCATCTGGAGGAGAAACACTAGATGAG GTAAGGACACGTGCAAAGAATTTCTTTGAATTTCTGTGCCAACTTTCTATTGAAGAAGAGTGTCAGAAAGAACAAGCTGTTCCGGGTATGGCAGGCAATGGCTTGGAAACATTAGAAGGAAAACCAGTTTTCCCTTTGAGAAACCACTGCTGTGGACTTGAACTTAATTCTGATACTGGCAAAGATACAAAAATGTTAAATCCCAATATATTGGTGGTGAGTCATGGGGCATACATGAGAAACTGGTTTGGTTATTTTGTTTTGGATCTGAAATGCACTTTACCATCAGCTTTAAAAAAGTCTCAGTTATCTTCTGTGAGTCCTAATACTGGAGTGAGTCACTTCATTATAAACCTTGGAAATGGAGATGTGATTAAACCTGAAATCAGTTGTATTTGTCTTAATCGAGATGATCATTTAGCAGATGTGAATACTGAAAATGTGTAG